In Pseudobdellovibrio exovorus JSS, the genomic stretch TACAAATCACGGATATCGCGTGATCTTTTTTGATTACATGGGACAAGGTGGATCTGAGGGAACAATGAATCACACGCGCGTAGCCGATGCGACTTTTCGTCGTTTAGAAATCTCGTCGATTGCGAACGAAATCTGGGCTCGTTTTGCTGGTGTGAATTTTGGCCACAGTGAACACGACTGCTCTGCTGGAAAAAAGATTCTTATCGGCTGGAGCACCGGAGGCCTTGCCTCTTATCGTGAAGCTCGGCACAACCGCGCCGATGGTGTGGTGTTGATAGCTCCGGGCATTCACACTAAAACTTTAGTGGGCGAAGCTGCAGAGAAACCGCATTTGCTCCCGATAGCGTCGACGATCATCACCGAGCGTACTTTAACCCGTAATGCGTTTTCCGGCCTCTCGAATCCCCATGTTGATCCGGTTAAGCCAGACTCACCAGTGAAGGTCCCTCTATTTGCGGCAAACCTCGTCGCGACCTCTAAACTAGCACAACACTGGTCCATTCCAGAGCGTGTGCACGGATTGGTTTTTCTTTCCGGAGACGAAGACACCTATGTGGACCGCACGGCAACGTTGAAAACACTGGCTCGCAAAGCACGACACTTTCAAGTGGTGTCTTATGATGGCGCCCTACACGAAATCGACAATGAAACGGAAGACGTCACCACCGATATGTACAGCCGCACCCTGCGATTTTTGGATAGCGTAAACGGACTCTAATTAGCTCGTTCGCGGCTTGGCTCCGCTTGGCTTGTCGGCTTTTGGGTTGAAGTTATTGCATTGCTTTCGCGCCGGAAGTTGGGTGTTGGTTCTGTGTGTTAATCCGCTTTTCGTCTGAATAATCCGTTAAAGAATCCGAGGCGCGAATGCTGCGCCCAACCGACATCGAAGTTTAGGCAGAAGCCCCCTCCACATCATTGGGGTTGAGATCGAGCCTTTACTTTACTTCGCTTTACTTTAATTTACTCTCTGCTTTACTCTTTTGCTTTGTGGGCTACTGGGAAGCGGCGGCCGCGGCCGAAAGAGTGTTCAGAGACTTTTAAAATCGGCGGAGCCTGCCAGCGCTTAAATTCTGTTTTCATCAACAGTTGCAAAAGCCACTTGTCGGTTTTTGTTTTTGCTTTTTTGCGATCTTCCACGATGTTGATCACGGCGCTGTCTAACAGATCGTATTCTGGTAAGCTGTCTTGATCTTTTTGATTTGGACGAAGCTCTGCTGATGGTGGGCGTGTGATGATCTGCTCGGGAATCAATTCGTACTCTTGATTGAAGTGTTTGGCTAAGTCATAGACTTGTTTTTTTGTTAAATCGCCAATGACAGCTAGGCCACCGCACATGTCTCCGTAAAGCGTGGCGTAGCCTGTGGCATATTCTGATTTATTTCCTGTAGTTAAAAGTAAACTGCCGGATTTATTCGAGTAAGCCATCATTAATAACCCACGAATGCGTGACTGTAGATTTTCATGCACTAACTGAAATTCTTGAATGTCGTATTCGCGATCAATCTCAGTTTTGATTTTTTCATAGATGGGCTGAATGGAAATCGTTTGAAATTCGACCTTAAGATTTTTTGCCAGTTGGTCGGCTAAAGCAAAACTTTCGGGGCGATTGAATTCGGTCGGCAAAGCAAAAAGCTTCACATTGTTTGAACCCAAGGCATCCACCGCCAGACAAGCCACCACAGCCGAGTCGATTCCGCCCGAAAGCCCTAAGTGAACATGGCGCAAACCTGTTTTTGCAGAAAAGTCTTTAAGGCCCAACACAAGCGCTTTGCGCAGCTGTTCTGTTTTACAGATAGAAGACAGCTTCGGTGCAGGTTTGTGGCCCGTCCAGTCTTCCAGTGTTTTAAGATCGAAGACATTTAGATCCTCTGCAAAATCTTCGCAGCGGAATTTTACTTTACCTGTTTTATCGACAAGAAAGCTTTGTCCGTCATAGATGATTTCATCCTGTGCTCCGACCATGTTGACATAAACCATCGGAGCCTTGAAGTGCTGTGCTGTCTTTTGGACAACGTATTCGCGCTGTTCAAGTTTGCCTTCAAAGAACGGAGACGCACTGAGGTTGATCACTAAATCCACTTTTTGCTTTTTGATTTTTTTAAGTGGGTTTTCTGTATAAACCGAGCGGCCTTTTTTGTCTTCCCACGCCCAAATGTCTTCACAAATAGTCAGGAAAAAAGTTTTGCCTTTCAGTTTGAAATAGTTGTCTTTTAACTGACCTTTTTCAATGAATCTGGCTTCGTCAAAGACGTCTCCGGTTGGCAGGAGTTCTTTACGGAATGTTTTGATGATTTTTCCACGCGTACAAAGAAAAGCCGAATTGAAATAAGGTCGTCCTTTTTTACTGGTGTTTTTTTCAAATCCCCCCACAATCACGTACATGTCTTTGGGAATTTTTTTAAGTAAGGATTTAAGAGCACGCATTTGCGAATCAATTAACTCTTCGCGCTCGAGTAGGTCGAAAGGGTGATAACCAAACAGACTGGCTTCAGGAAAGATCACCAGCTCTGCTTTTTTTTCTTTAGCGCTATCAATTGCAGCGCTTATTTTTTCTATGTTGGATTCAAAGTCGCCAAGTATGGCATTAATTTGGGAAAGGGCAATTCTCATGCTGGTCGTTGCGGTGGTGCGTGCAACCTTCGTTGAAGCTTTCATCTAATTCCTCGTCTGATGCAATTAGAATACGCCCAGTGAAGCCGTCTTGGTAGCCATGTTTGAATAAAATTTTTGTTTCTGGATACTTCCAGCAAAAATAACCCGTACCATTGTCAAAGTCCGCTAACCAAAGGCCTTTTGGTTTGGCGCCAAGGCGCTCGATCTTACTTTGCCAGCGGTCAATCACGTCA encodes the following:
- a CDS encoding alpha/beta hydrolase; its protein translation is MKKFLLPFFYLSLLFSFFYSLVGCSSFQSRTPQSDESPYRVHLETYTYHSGVPLVGDVNLRIGYAEARNSAFKGCVMYLQGLGDSVMNHEPFFRAITNHGYRVIFFDYMGQGGSEGTMNHTRVADATFRRLEISSIANEIWARFAGVNFGHSEHDCSAGKKILIGWSTGGLASYREARHNRADGVVLIAPGIHTKTLVGEAAEKPHLLPIASTIITERTLTRNAFSGLSNPHVDPVKPDSPVKVPLFAANLVATSKLAQHWSIPERVHGLVFLSGDEDTYVDRTATLKTLARKARHFQVVSYDGALHEIDNETEDVTTDMYSRTLRFLDSVNGL
- a CDS encoding NAD+ synthase, whose protein sequence is MKASTKVARTTATTSMRIALSQINAILGDFESNIEKISAAIDSAKEKKAELVIFPEASLFGYHPFDLLEREELIDSQMRALKSLLKKIPKDMYVIVGGFEKNTSKKGRPYFNSAFLCTRGKIIKTFRKELLPTGDVFDEARFIEKGQLKDNYFKLKGKTFFLTICEDIWAWEDKKGRSVYTENPLKKIKKQKVDLVINLSASPFFEGKLEQREYVVQKTAQHFKAPMVYVNMVGAQDEIIYDGQSFLVDKTGKVKFRCEDFAEDLNVFDLKTLEDWTGHKPAPKLSSICKTEQLRKALVLGLKDFSAKTGLRHVHLGLSGGIDSAVVACLAVDALGSNNVKLFALPTEFNRPESFALADQLAKNLKVEFQTISIQPIYEKIKTEIDREYDIQEFQLVHENLQSRIRGLLMMAYSNKSGSLLLTTGNKSEYATGYATLYGDMCGGLAVIGDLTKKQVYDLAKHFNQEYELIPEQIITRPPSAELRPNQKDQDSLPEYDLLDSAVINIVEDRKKAKTKTDKWLLQLLMKTEFKRWQAPPILKVSEHSFGRGRRFPVAHKAKE
- a CDS encoding DUF2203 domain-containing protein, with amino-acid sequence MIEIISRNTVRTFTLAQAQDLLPLIYRLTDESAKRAKYLMACIEALPDKKSTRAAELQDQINDVIDRWQSKIERLGAKPKGLWLADFDNGTGYFCWKYPETKILFKHGYQDGFTGRILIASDEELDESFNEGCTHHRNDQHENCPFPN